The DNA sequence GACAAGCCTTCGGCACGCAAGGTGATGTTCCGGGTCAGCGAGTCGCCAATCTGCACCTGTTGGTCGCCCGGGTCAGGGTTCCAGTGCTCTTCCAGGCTCAGGCTACGGGCCGGTAGCCACGGCACGCCAGCTGGCCAGGCCGCCGGAATCGGCCGCACGGCCAGGCGCAATGGCAGCGAGCTGACCTGCACCTGGCGCCCGGCCCGGGCCGTGCCGTTGGCGGCCGAGGCCGCGTCGGGGCTGGCGGCAGCGGTGGCGGTGAAGGTCAACGACGGTATCTCGAGGGTACCGCTCTGCTGGGCATAAATGGCATAGCGGGTTTCGATCACGCCATGGCGTACGCCGTTGATTTCCTTTTCATAGGTACGCGATTCGCCCAGCGGTTCGACCTTGGCATTGTCCAGTTGCAGCGGGCTCAGGCTGCTGTCGTCGTACAGTGCCACCGAGTGGTAGATGCGCAGGGTCAGCACGGCCTGGGCCTGGACATAGACGTCGGCAGTGTCGAGGCTCGCTTCGATGAACACCTGGGAAGCACTGTCCTGGCGGCTGGCGTCGGCCTGCAGGACTTGCAGGTCGATGGCCTGGCTGTGCGACTGGCCCAGTTGCAGTTCGGGGATGCGCAGGCTGCCACTGCGCCGTGGCAACAGGGTGATGATCCAGCGGGTGCTGGCGCGGGTTTCGCCATCCAGGCTGTGCAGGCTGTTCAGCTGGCGTGTGCCGCGCACCTCGAAGTCGTTTTCCAGCGCGCGCAGGTCGGGCTTGCCAAACTCGGTGACGTCCTGGCTTTCCAGGGTCAGCTCGAGGCTTTCGCCGGCCTCCACGCGGGTACGGTCAACGCTGGCCCGCAGCAGCGGTTCGGCCTGGGCCAG is a window from the Pseudomonas anuradhapurensis genome containing:
- a CDS encoding BatD family protein, which translates into the protein MSRFGVFLLGLLWAVLAQAEPLLRASVDRTRVEAGESLELTLESQDVTEFGKPDLRALENDFEVRGTRQLNSLHSLDGETRASTRWIITLLPRRSGSLRIPELQLGQSHSQAIDLQVLQADASRQDSASQVFIEASLDTADVYVQAQAVLTLRIYHSVALYDDSSLSPLQLDNAKVEPLGESRTYEKEINGVRHGVIETRYAIYAQQSGTLEIPSLTFTATAAASPDAASAANGTARAGRQVQVSSLPLRLAVRPIPAAWPAGVPWLPARSLSLEEHWNPDPGDQQVQIGDSLTRNITLRAEGLSSTQLPPLPATEITGLRRYPDQPLLRNEIGERGMTANREEREALVPTHSGALALPVLEVAWWNTREDHLEHSSLPARTLNVQDNPALSADTPAGDSSSASSLLWPWQLATLLFALTSVLGFALWWRARSQPAVLRAAQTGPSPRTLLDDLKRACQANDPQATRQALDAWARQQPETLAEMAARFVPLSDALDGLNGALYSESGQYWQGEDLWRAIGTIPPAEQVLLPTGENGSLPPLYPK